One part of the Streptomyces lienomycini genome encodes these proteins:
- a CDS encoding ABC transporter ATP-binding protein: MTSIDVRNLTKEYGSRRAVDDLTFTVRPGRVTGFLGPNGAGKSTTLRLVLGLDRPTSGTATVGGRAYPTLREPLRHVGALLDADAAHGSRTARNHLRVLAASNRVPARRVDEVMEETGIASVARRRVRTYSLGMRQRLGIAAALLGDPEVVMLDEPSNGLDPEGIIWIRELLRRLAAEGRTVLVSSHLMNETASFADHLVVLGRGRLLADTPMRQFIDGRVRPRVRVRTSDATALKAALARHGHDAVEHDDGYWTVHHARVDDIGRVLSGAGVPVLELASDEGTLEQAYLDLTATETEFTAQPQEA; the protein is encoded by the coding sequence ATGACCAGCATCGACGTCCGGAACCTCACCAAGGAGTACGGCAGCCGACGAGCCGTCGACGACCTCACCTTCACCGTGCGCCCCGGCCGCGTCACCGGCTTCCTCGGCCCCAACGGCGCCGGCAAGTCCACCACCCTGCGGCTCGTGCTGGGCCTGGACCGGCCCACCTCCGGGACCGCCACCGTCGGCGGACGCGCCTACCCCACCCTGCGCGAACCGCTGCGGCACGTCGGCGCCCTGCTCGACGCGGACGCCGCCCACGGCTCGCGCACCGCCCGTAACCACCTGCGGGTCCTGGCGGCGAGCAACCGCGTCCCCGCCCGCCGCGTCGACGAGGTGATGGAGGAGACGGGCATCGCGTCCGTGGCCCGCCGCCGGGTGAGGACGTACTCCCTGGGCATGCGCCAGCGCCTCGGCATCGCCGCCGCGCTGCTGGGCGATCCCGAAGTGGTGATGCTGGACGAGCCGTCCAACGGGCTGGACCCCGAGGGCATCATCTGGATCCGCGAACTGCTGCGCCGACTGGCGGCCGAGGGGCGCACGGTCCTGGTCTCCAGCCACCTGATGAACGAGACCGCGTCCTTCGCCGACCACCTGGTCGTCCTCGGCCGGGGCCGCCTGCTCGCCGACACACCGATGCGGCAGTTCATCGACGGGCGCGTGCGACCACGGGTGCGCGTGCGGACGTCGGACGCGACCGCCCTGAAGGCCGCCCTCGCCCGGCACGGCCACGACGCCGTGGAACACGACGACGGGTACTGGACCGTGCACCACGCGCGCGTGGACGACATCGGCCGGGTCCTGTCCGGCGCGGGTGTGCCCGTCCTCGAACTGGCCTCGGACGAGGGCACGCTGGAGCAGGCCTACCTCGATCTGACCGCCACCGAGACCGAGTTCACCGCACAGCCGCAGGAGGCCTGA
- a CDS encoding sensor histidine kinase encodes MVRMLRPFGRAVTYTRWLHLFMAVVWPAMWIFVDEAWAFASVVPLAVAGLVPGMRVVEGVQARLLLTGHHPDDATTDIVVAPSATWADRARTVVWLEARLVLGFCVAMLTVQLPVLSVDLVNAARGGRQGDGSYVRLAGDHWWYGLLSPLPLLLLAAVVVGSGELITRLARRLLGPSAAERLNALEERTEQLLERTRIARELHDSIGHALTVAVVQAGAARAANSAEFTDRALTAIEETGRAALEDLERVLGVLREAERPASSRPTLTDADRLLESARASGAEVGAEFTGPLETVPGSVSREGYRILQEALTNVLRHAGAVPTLVHVAVADGVLTLDVRNPLPDDRAGPGRGSGLRGIRERAALLGGRAHTGPDGAGDWKVRVELPLG; translated from the coding sequence ATGGTCCGCATGCTGCGCCCGTTCGGCCGGGCTGTGACGTACACACGATGGCTGCACCTGTTCATGGCCGTGGTGTGGCCCGCCATGTGGATCTTCGTGGACGAGGCGTGGGCGTTCGCGTCGGTGGTGCCGCTGGCGGTCGCCGGGCTGGTGCCCGGGATGCGGGTGGTCGAGGGCGTGCAGGCCAGGCTGCTGCTGACCGGCCACCACCCGGACGACGCGACCACGGACATCGTCGTCGCGCCCTCCGCGACCTGGGCCGACCGTGCCCGCACGGTCGTGTGGCTGGAGGCCCGCCTGGTCCTCGGTTTCTGCGTCGCCATGCTCACCGTGCAGCTGCCCGTCCTCTCCGTCGACCTCGTGAACGCGGCGCGGGGCGGGCGGCAGGGGGACGGCTCGTACGTCCGCCTCGCGGGCGACCACTGGTGGTACGGCCTGCTCTCGCCGCTGCCGCTCCTGCTGCTCGCCGCGGTCGTCGTGGGTTCCGGGGAGCTGATCACCCGGCTCGCCCGCCGCCTCCTGGGGCCTTCGGCGGCGGAGCGGCTCAACGCCCTGGAGGAACGCACCGAGCAGCTCCTGGAACGCACCCGCATCGCCCGCGAACTGCACGACTCCATCGGCCACGCGCTGACCGTCGCCGTCGTCCAGGCGGGGGCCGCGCGGGCGGCGAACAGCGCCGAGTTCACCGACCGGGCCCTGACGGCCATCGAGGAGACGGGGAGGGCGGCCCTGGAGGACCTCGAGCGGGTGCTCGGCGTGCTGCGCGAGGCGGAGCGGCCGGCGAGCTCCCGACCGACGCTCACGGACGCCGACCGGCTGCTCGAATCCGCGCGGGCCTCCGGTGCCGAGGTCGGCGCGGAGTTCACGGGACCCCTGGAGACCGTGCCGGGCTCCGTCTCCCGTGAGGGCTACCGCATCCTCCAGGAGGCGCTGACCAACGTGCTGCGGCACGCGGGCGCCGTGCCGACGCTGGTCCACGTCGCGGTCGCGGACGGTGTGCTCACCCTCGACGTGCGCAATCCGCTGCCGGACGACCGGGCCGGGCCCGGCCGTGGGAGCGGCCTGCGCGGCATACGGGAGCGGGCCGCGCTACTGGGCGGCCGGGCGCACACGGGGCCGGACGGCGCCGGTGACTGGAAGGTGCGCGTCGAGCTGCCACTGGGCTGA
- a CDS encoding response regulator transcription factor: MPVRVLLVDDEPLVRAGLRAVLEAQPDIEVAGEAADGAAVIPLVRQVRPDVVAMDVRMPLLDGIEATRALLRTVADPPKILVVTTFENDEYVYEALRAGADGFLLKRARPAEIVHAVRLIAEGESLLFPASVRRLAAEYGDGGGNRAARAALERARLTEREGEVLRLMARGLSNAEIAARLVVGTETVKSHVSAVLAKLAARDRTQAVITAYESGFVAPG, translated from the coding sequence ATGCCGGTCAGAGTGCTCCTCGTCGACGACGAACCCCTGGTGCGCGCCGGTCTGCGGGCCGTGCTGGAGGCGCAGCCGGACATCGAGGTGGCCGGGGAGGCCGCCGACGGGGCGGCGGTCATTCCGCTGGTGCGGCAGGTGCGGCCGGACGTGGTGGCCATGGACGTCCGCATGCCGCTGCTCGACGGGATCGAGGCCACGCGCGCGCTGCTGCGGACGGTGGCCGACCCGCCGAAGATCCTGGTGGTGACGACCTTCGAGAACGACGAGTACGTGTACGAGGCGCTGCGGGCCGGCGCCGACGGGTTCCTGCTCAAGCGGGCCCGCCCGGCGGAGATCGTGCACGCGGTGCGGCTGATCGCCGAGGGCGAGTCCCTGCTGTTCCCCGCCTCGGTGCGGCGGCTCGCCGCCGAGTACGGCGACGGCGGCGGCAACCGCGCGGCCCGCGCCGCCCTGGAGCGCGCCCGGCTGACCGAGCGGGAGGGCGAGGTGCTGCGGTTGATGGCGCGGGGGCTGTCGAACGCCGAGATCGCCGCCCGGCTGGTCGTCGGCACGGAGACGGTGAAGTCGCACGTGAGCGCCGTACTGGCGAAGCTGGCGGCCCGGGACCGCACGCAGGCGGTGATCACGGCGTACGAGTCGGGGTTCGTGGCACCCGGGTGA
- a CDS encoding ROK family transcriptional regulator encodes MAGLTGGDPSLLRRINSAVVLHALRATDSATLTEITRVTGLSRPTVEGVVEGLIEAGLVVEAAADESTARRQGRPARRFRFRAEAGHLLGLEIGPHRVAALLSDLDGRVIGAQAKDVDENAPADERLERLRTAVAELLRRAGVARGSLRAVGAATPGIVEADGTVRLGTALPGWTGLGLGERLGRSFKCPVLVENDANAAAVAEHWKGAARESDDIVFVLAGLSPGAGALIGGRLHRGYGGAAGEIGALHLLGRDVTPETLLSTTDQPLHPLDEQAVARVFAEAREGDERARAAVERYLQRLVHDVAALVLALDPELVVIGGWAAGLDGVLEPLRRELARYCLRPPRVTLSLLGEAAVATGALRLALDHVEEQLFAVEGATARR; translated from the coding sequence TTGGCAGGGCTGACCGGCGGGGATCCGTCGCTGTTGCGGAGGATCAACTCCGCTGTGGTGCTGCACGCGTTGCGTGCGACGGACTCCGCGACGCTGACCGAGATCACCCGGGTGACGGGGCTGTCCCGGCCGACCGTCGAGGGCGTCGTGGAGGGGCTGATCGAGGCCGGTCTGGTGGTGGAGGCGGCCGCCGACGAGAGCACGGCCCGGCGGCAGGGGCGGCCCGCGCGGCGGTTCCGGTTCCGTGCCGAGGCCGGGCACCTGCTGGGTCTGGAGATCGGCCCGCACCGCGTCGCCGCGCTCCTGTCCGACCTGGACGGCCGGGTGATCGGCGCCCAGGCCAAGGACGTGGACGAGAACGCGCCGGCGGACGAGCGGCTGGAGCGGCTGCGTACGGCCGTCGCCGAGTTGCTGCGCCGGGCCGGTGTGGCACGGGGCTCGCTGCGGGCGGTCGGCGCGGCCACGCCCGGCATCGTCGAGGCGGACGGCACGGTCCGGTTGGGCACGGCGCTGCCCGGGTGGACGGGGCTCGGCCTCGGCGAGCGGCTGGGCCGTTCCTTCAAGTGCCCGGTGCTGGTCGAGAACGACGCCAACGCGGCGGCGGTCGCCGAGCACTGGAAGGGCGCCGCCAGGGAGTCGGACGACATCGTGTTCGTGCTGGCCGGGCTGAGCCCCGGGGCCGGGGCGCTCATCGGCGGACGGCTGCACCGGGGGTACGGCGGGGCGGCCGGGGAGATCGGCGCACTGCATCTGCTGGGCCGGGACGTGACGCCGGAGACGCTGCTGTCCACCACGGACCAGCCGCTGCACCCGTTGGACGAGCAGGCGGTCGCCAGGGTCTTCGCCGAGGCCCGGGAGGGCGACGAGCGGGCCCGCGCGGCCGTCGAGCGCTACCTCCAGCGGCTGGTGCACGACGTGGCGGCGCTGGTGCTGGCGCTCGATCCGGAGCTGGTCGTGATCGGCGGTTGGGCGGCCGGGCTGGACGGCGTGCTGGAGCCGTTGCGCCGGGAGCTGGCCCGCTACTGCCTGCGCCCGCCCCGGGTGACGCTGTCCCTGCTCGGCGAGGCCGCCGTGGCGACGGGCGCGCTGCGGCTGGCCCTCGACCACGTGGAGGAACAGCTGTTCGCGGTCGAGGGCGCGACCGCACGCCGCTGA
- a CDS encoding GntR family transcriptional regulator — MGTTQLEPVPEPKYWHLRTVLSEALDSEFEVGEVLPNERDLAARFGVARATLRQALEQLELEGRLQRRRGVGTTVAPPRVGVAVGTRQHAWPGAPGDAWQPVDCVLAAPAAAVADALGTGRDEPVHTVRRSRVTHGQPVAAELLHIPPSAVPDLTAIDAPSGPARARAVLRELQRGELERQESAVELGSAGTDDAKELDRLPGAPVLVVTTRYLTEGRTAALSVATYRADTCRLTFGDQGDVEIHHGPRTRAS, encoded by the coding sequence GTGGGGACCACGCAGTTGGAACCAGTGCCGGAACCGAAGTACTGGCACCTCAGGACCGTGCTCAGCGAGGCCCTGGACTCGGAGTTCGAGGTGGGCGAGGTCCTGCCCAACGAACGCGACCTCGCCGCCCGCTTCGGCGTGGCCCGCGCGACACTCCGCCAGGCCCTGGAACAGCTCGAGCTGGAAGGCAGGCTCCAGCGCCGGCGCGGCGTCGGTACGACCGTGGCCCCACCCCGCGTGGGCGTGGCCGTCGGCACCCGGCAGCACGCCTGGCCCGGGGCGCCCGGCGACGCCTGGCAGCCGGTCGACTGCGTCCTCGCGGCGCCCGCCGCGGCCGTCGCCGACGCGCTCGGGACCGGCCGCGACGAGCCCGTCCACACCGTCCGCCGCTCCCGCGTGACCCACGGCCAGCCCGTCGCCGCGGAACTGCTCCACATCCCCCCGTCGGCGGTGCCCGATCTCACCGCCATCGACGCGCCCTCGGGCCCCGCACGCGCGCGCGCCGTACTGCGCGAACTGCAGCGCGGGGAACTGGAGCGGCAGGAGAGCGCCGTCGAACTGGGCTCGGCCGGCACGGACGACGCGAAGGAACTGGACCGCCTCCCCGGCGCTCCCGTCCTCGTGGTCACCACCCGCTACCTCACCGAGGGACGCACCGCCGCGCTCTCCGTCGCCACCTACCGCGCGGACACCTGCCGGCTGACCTTCGGCGACCAGGGCGACGTGGAGATCCACCACGGCCCCCGGACCCGGGCCTCCTGA